The following proteins come from a genomic window of Nothobranchius furzeri strain GRZ-AD chromosome 1, NfurGRZ-RIMD1, whole genome shotgun sequence:
- the gpr101 gene encoding probable G-protein coupled receptor 101, with product MSTSQAPGMGSNTTDVRLELTFTGSNQEPGWSSRAGSVVKMVLISVIVCLSLFGNVVVLLVFQRKPQLLHVANRFVLNLLLADLLQTILVMPFAIAASVPGVWPLDARLCQALVVSMHLFAFAGVNTIIVVSVDRYLAIIHPLSYPTRMTPHLGTNLIVFTWVLSFLQSTPPIYGWGNIDFDHHHKVCTVVWSSSLSYSAVVSTFSFWLPVLIMLGCYWMVFRAARRQNALVHPIQTQSYSQPCPQDFQGPGSPHHPQQVSSPEGPYAARRHPVRVKHRRFHYHCKAARVVFVIMASYIFSMGPYSILNIISMSHRAAVPPWLSSLALVLFFLQCCLHPYIYGYMHRSVRKEFLALLYSLLCKQGRPRQSSAVESCITTTEGRSGAHPHLPSLTARVFPLQTWEECMTSSSPTCERKSGDSRKETTSTSVSSDRELPVHSKQSS from the coding sequence ATGTCAACCTCTCAGGCACCTGGCATGGGCTCAAATACCACTGATGTTCGTCTGGAGCTTACTTTCACAGGCTCCAATCAGGAACCAGGCTGGTCCTCCAGGGCTGGCAGTGTGGTGAAGATGGTGCTCATATCTGTGATCGTATGCTTGTCCTTGTTTGGGAATGTGGTCGTACTGCTGGTTTTCCAAAGGAAGCCTCAGCTCCTTCATGTCGCCAACCGCTTTGTCCTCAACCTCCTGTTGGCAGACCTTCTCCAGACAATATTAGTCATGCCCTTTGCCATTGCTGCTTCTGTGCCAGGTGTGTGGCCCCTGGATGCTCGGTTGTGCCAGGCTCTGGTGGTATCCATGCACCTTTTTGCATTTGCTGGGGTCAACACCATCATAGTTGTCTCAGTGGATCGCTATCTGGCCATCATCCACCCTTTGTCATATCCAACCAGAATGACCCCACATTTGGGCACCAACCTGATTGTCTTCACCTGGGTGCTGAGTTTCCTGCAGAGCACGCCTCCTATTTACGGCTGGGGAAACATCGACTTTGACCATCATCACAAAGTCTGCACCGTGGTGTGGTCCTCCAGTCTGTCATACTCTGCTGTGGTGTCTACCTTTTCATTCTGGCTGCCCGTGCTCATCATGCTCGGATGTTATTGGATGGTGTTCAGAGCAGCCCGGAGGCAGAACGCTCTTGTGCATCCCATACAGACTCAATCCTACTCCCAGCCCTGCCCACAGGACTTCCAGGGACCCGGCAGTCCACATCATCCTCAGCAGGTCAGTTCGCCCGAGGGTCCCTATGCTGCCAGACGACACCCCGTTCGAGTTAAACACAGGCGTTTCCATTACCACTGCAAGGCGGCTCGTGTGGTCTTTGTGATCATGGCTTCATATATCTTCAGTATGGGTCCTTACAGTATACTGAACATTATATCAATGAGTCACAGAGCAGCTGTGCCCCCGTGGTTGTCTTCTCTTGCCCTTGTGCTCTTCTTTTTACAGTGCTGCCTACACCCGTACATTTATGGTTACATGCATCGTAGCGTGAGGAAAGAGTTCCTGGCTTTGCTCTACAGTCTGCTATGCAAGCAGGGTCGGCCCCGCCAGAGCTCGGCCGTGGAGAGCTGCATCACTACGACGGAGGGACGTTCCGGGGCTCACCCTCACCTTCCCAGTCTGACTGCTCGGGTCTTTCCTCTGCAGACCTGGGAGGAGTGCATGACATCCTCCTCTCCTACTTGTGAGAGGAAGTCAGGGGACAGCCGTAAAGAGACCACCTCTACCAG